Proteins from a single region of Fusobacterium gonidiaformans ATCC 25563:
- a CDS encoding murein L,D-transpeptidase catalytic domain family protein: MKKYILIFLCSMQGMLWADEIREVPIINMQDVYQKLSLAGKLDFCIFQQAYLGFLTISNKNADYLAIIDYTKPSNEKRFFLLDMINYKIVNQTYVSHAKNTGLDTAVHFSNDRNSMQSSLGFYLTKDTYKGEYGYSLVLEGLEDKINSNAEERRIVMHGGDFAEESYLKTYGFLGRSWGCPVLPKSEIALVIDKLKNRHVLFIAGNDTNYQEITKFKFK, encoded by the coding sequence ATGAAAAAGTATATTCTTATTTTTTTATGCAGTATGCAAGGAATGCTATGGGCAGATGAAATTCGAGAAGTGCCTATTATCAATATGCAGGATGTTTATCAAAAATTAAGTTTAGCTGGGAAATTAGATTTTTGTATTTTTCAGCAAGCTTATTTAGGTTTTCTTACGATTTCGAATAAGAATGCTGATTATTTAGCCATTATAGATTATACAAAGCCTTCCAATGAAAAAAGATTTTTCTTGTTGGATATGATAAATTATAAAATTGTGAATCAAACTTATGTAAGTCATGCAAAAAATACAGGCTTAGATACTGCAGTTCATTTTTCCAATGATAGAAATTCTATGCAAAGTTCTTTAGGATTCTATTTAACTAAGGATACTTATAAAGGAGAATATGGTTATTCTCTAGTCTTAGAAGGCTTAGAAGATAAGATAAATTCGAATGCAGAAGAAAGACGGATTGTTATGCATGGAGGAGATTTTGCAGAAGAGAGCTATTTAAAAACTTATGGATTTTTAGGAAGAAGTTGGGGATGTCCTGTGTTACCAAAATCAGAGATAGCTCTTGTCATTGATAAATTAAAAAATCGTCATGTTTTATTTATTGCAGGGAATGATACGAATTATCAAGAGATTACAAAATTCAAGTTTAAGTAA
- the dnaX gene encoding DNA polymerase III subunit gamma/tau yields MYITLYRKYRPASFQEVAGEQEIVRALKNALKNNQLSQAYLFTGPRGVGKTTIARLIAKSVNCLNPKEDGEACGVCENCLSFQEGSFLDLIEIDAASNRGIDEIRLLKEKINYQPSQGKKKVYIIDEVHMLTKEAFNALLKTLEEPPSHVIFILATTEPDKILPTIISRCQRYDFKTLSLQDMGNQLQYILSQENLEMEEEVKELIYEASGGSMRDAISILERLLVSASEKKISLEESEKILGMTPVQKMEQFLHCLLGEEKKEILEELDELWLESVDMEAFLKDFAKFIKNQIKKEKLGIEKGLFIIKNIYEVLNIFRLEEDKRLVAYVLVEKLLKQDSIRTSTMQKYKPVLENEKIKNGEKLTEEKTIISLLDIQNRWEEIIEKAREEKISMGVYLSTAKLVSLENSTLSLSYEESNLFSKEQMQEKQYSSILLKVLEEEFKQKFKLKVFTTISEKKQENRVAKKILDYFGGEIIS; encoded by the coding sequence ATGTATATTACCTTATATCGAAAATATAGACCTGCCAGTTTTCAAGAGGTGGCAGGGGAGCAAGAAATTGTACGAGCTCTTAAAAATGCTTTAAAAAATAATCAACTATCACAAGCCTATTTATTTACAGGGCCTCGAGGAGTTGGAAAAACAACGATTGCAAGATTGATTGCCAAGTCTGTAAATTGTCTAAATCCTAAAGAAGATGGAGAAGCTTGTGGAGTTTGTGAGAATTGCCTTTCTTTTCAAGAGGGAAGTTTTTTAGATTTAATAGAGATTGATGCGGCTTCCAATCGAGGAATTGATGAGATTCGTTTGTTGAAAGAAAAAATAAACTATCAACCGAGTCAAGGAAAGAAAAAAGTATATATCATAGATGAAGTTCACATGTTAACAAAAGAGGCTTTTAATGCTCTTTTAAAAACCTTAGAAGAGCCTCCATCTCATGTGATATTTATTTTAGCAACCACAGAACCGGATAAAATTTTACCGACGATTATTTCAAGATGTCAAAGATATGATTTTAAAACTTTATCTTTACAAGATATGGGAAATCAGTTACAATATATTCTAAGTCAAGAAAATTTGGAAATGGAAGAAGAAGTAAAAGAATTGATTTATGAAGCATCGGGTGGAAGCATGAGAGATGCAATTTCTATTTTGGAAAGATTGCTTGTCAGTGCTTCTGAGAAAAAAATTTCTTTGGAAGAAAGTGAAAAAATTTTAGGAATGACTCCGGTTCAAAAAATGGAACAATTTTTACATTGTCTTTTAGGAGAAGAAAAAAAAGAAATTTTGGAAGAGTTGGACGAACTTTGGTTAGAATCCGTAGATATGGAAGCTTTCTTAAAAGATTTTGCTAAGTTTATTAAAAATCAAATCAAAAAAGAAAAGTTGGGAATAGAAAAAGGACTTTTTATTATTAAAAATATTTATGAAGTCTTAAATATTTTTCGTTTAGAAGAAGATAAAAGGTTAGTTGCTTATGTTTTAGTAGAAAAACTATTAAAACAAGATAGTATTAGAACTTCCACTATGCAAAAGTATAAACCTGTCCTTGAAAATGAAAAAATAAAAAATGGAGAAAAGCTAACAGAAGAAAAAACAATAATTTCTTTGCTAGATATTCAAAATCGGTGGGAAGAAATTATAGAAAAAGCAAGAGAAGAAAAAATTTCCATGGGAGTTTATTTGTCAACTGCAAAGTTAGTTTCTTTAGAAAACTCTACGTTAAGCTTATCTTATGAAGAAAGTAATTTATTCTCAAAAGAACAAATGCAGGAGAAACAATATTCTTCGATTCTATTAAAAGTGTTGGAAGAAGAATTTAAACAAAAGTTTAAGTTGAAGGTATTTACTACGATAAGTGAAAAGAAACAAGAAAATCGTGTTGCAAAGAAAATTTTAGATTATTTCGGAGGGGAGATTATTTCATGA
- a CDS encoding energy transducer TonB, which translates to MKKEVDIPCFLLSLGLSFLILFLLSSTLPKASEEVENLKIGLVAMENDNSLDSDGSSTTDAAPSELTKPQLPEPPTLEEIKEERKEESKEPETKVEEKVEEIGEIKKPNLADLKKTISKPKLENPSVNMDRFDKKTSPKNGIGIDIDRILSKATGQKGLPSGSRMGVVDGTAVIQWNPSNPEPSFPEVAKKTGKNGSVVLLITVNEIGDVISVRMEQGSGVPEINEAISKVARTWKVKLVKKGTSVGGTFVLKYSFHLK; encoded by the coding sequence ATGAAAAAAGAAGTTGATATTCCTTGTTTTCTCCTTTCTTTAGGACTTTCTTTTTTGATTTTGTTTTTATTATCCAGCACTTTACCCAAGGCTTCGGAAGAAGTAGAAAATTTAAAAATTGGTTTAGTAGCAATGGAAAATGACAATTCTTTGGATAGTGATGGAAGCTCTACAACGGATGCAGCTCCATCAGAACTTACAAAACCTCAATTACCGGAACCACCAACATTGGAAGAGATAAAAGAGGAAAGGAAGGAAGAAAGCAAAGAGCCGGAAACAAAAGTAGAAGAGAAAGTGGAAGAAATAGGAGAGATAAAAAAACCAAATCTAGCGGATTTAAAAAAGACAATTTCTAAACCGAAATTGGAAAATCCTTCTGTAAATATGGATCGCTTTGATAAGAAAACTTCTCCAAAGAATGGAATAGGGATAGATATTGATCGAATTTTATCCAAGGCAACAGGACAAAAAGGTCTTCCAAGCGGTTCTAGAATGGGAGTGGTCGATGGTACTGCTGTGATTCAATGGAATCCAAGTAATCCGGAGCCTAGTTTTCCCGAGGTAGCTAAAAAAACTGGAAAAAATGGAAGTGTTGTACTACTGATTACGGTAAATGAAATAGGAGATGTAATTTCTGTCCGAATGGAACAGGGAAGTGGAGTTCCTGAAATCAATGAGGCAATTTCTAAGGTGGCTAGAACTTGGAAGGTAAAATTAGTAAAGAAAGGAACATCCGTTGGGGGAACTTTTGTATTAAAATATAGTTTTCATTTGAAATAA
- a CDS encoding sigma-54-dependent transcriptional regulator: MILLGFRLDTELKEELSNNFENNLNFADNIVDFMECVKTKKYEAIVIEEQNLKDDNLMNLVAKVSEFQKKGVIIVLGETSNLKVVAGSIKAGAYDYILKPEENSTIVKIIEKSVKDYKLLAERVDKNRKIGDKLIGRSKEMIDLYKMIGKVAGNDVPVLVVGERGTGKTSVAKAIHQLSNVSDEGFLSINCNSFRGELIERKLFGYEIGAFQGANFNQRGILEQEEMKILHLGNVESLSLDMQSKILYLLEEQKFFRLGGQDAIQSKVRVIASTSEDLESRIQEGKFIEELYRKLRVVEIHIPPLRNRKNDIPFIADHYIMECNIELNTNIRGISRPALKKIMRYDWPGNVNELKNAIKSAMTLSRGTSILLEDLPSSVLGEKVMSKAGIGELSLKEWIRQEIQYYKNENSQDYYGQIISKVEKELISQILEMTNGKKVETAEILGITRNTLRTKMNNYGLE, translated from the coding sequence ATGATTTTATTGGGGTTTCGATTAGATACTGAACTAAAAGAAGAATTATCCAACAATTTTGAAAATAACTTAAATTTTGCAGACAATATTGTGGATTTTATGGAATGTGTCAAAACTAAAAAATATGAAGCAATTGTAATAGAAGAACAAAATTTAAAAGATGACAATTTAATGAATTTGGTTGCAAAAGTTTCAGAATTTCAAAAAAAAGGAGTTATCATTGTTTTAGGGGAAACTTCTAATTTAAAAGTAGTAGCCGGAAGTATCAAAGCGGGAGCTTATGACTACATCTTGAAACCGGAAGAAAACTCTACCATTGTTAAAATTATTGAAAAATCAGTGAAAGATTATAAGTTATTAGCAGAGCGAGTGGATAAAAATCGAAAAATTGGAGATAAATTGATTGGTCGTAGCAAGGAAATGATTGATCTATATAAGATGATAGGAAAAGTTGCCGGAAATGATGTTCCTGTTTTGGTAGTAGGAGAACGTGGAACAGGGAAAACGAGTGTGGCAAAGGCAATTCATCAGTTGAGTAATGTTTCCGATGAGGGTTTTTTAAGTATTAACTGTAATTCTTTTCGAGGAGAACTCATTGAGCGAAAGTTATTCGGTTATGAGATTGGAGCTTTTCAGGGAGCTAACTTTAATCAAAGAGGAATTTTAGAGCAAGAGGAAATGAAAATTTTACATTTAGGAAATGTAGAATCATTGAGTTTAGATATGCAATCGAAAATTTTATACTTATTGGAAGAACAAAAATTCTTTCGCTTGGGGGGGCAAGATGCTATTCAAAGTAAGGTAAGAGTGATTGCCAGTACAAGTGAAGATTTAGAGAGTAGAATACAAGAGGGGAAATTTATTGAAGAATTATACCGAAAATTACGAGTTGTTGAAATCCATATTCCTCCTCTACGAAATCGAAAAAATGATATCCCTTTTATTGCAGATCATTATATTATGGAATGTAATATAGAACTCAATACAAATATTCGTGGAATCAGTCGTCCTGCTTTGAAAAAGATTATGCGTTATGATTGGCCGGGGAATGTAAATGAACTAAAAAATGCCATTAAATCTGCGATGACATTATCTCGAGGAACTTCAATTTTATTGGAAGATTTGCCAAGTAGTGTTTTAGGAGAAAAAGTGATGAGCAAGGCAGGTATAGGGGAACTTTCTCTAAAAGAATGGATACGACAGGAAATTCAATACTACAAAAACGAAAATTCTCAAGACTATTATGGTCAAATTATATCGAAAGTAGAAAAAGAATTGATTAGTCAGATTCTAGAGATGACAAATGGGAAAAAAGTGGAAACGGCGGAAATTTTAGGGATTACTAGAAATACCCTAAGAACAAAAATGAATAATTATGGTTTGGAGTAG
- the rplI gene encoding 50S ribosomal protein L9, translated as MAKVQVILTEDVAGQGRKGQIVTVSDGYAHNFLIKNKKGILATEEELKKMESRKKKEAQRAEDDRLKAVEVKKALESAKVVLGVKTGENGKLFGAITNKEVSIGIKETFNLDIDRKKIECNIKALGEHIAVVRLHTEVKAEVKVVAVAK; from the coding sequence ATGGCAAAAGTACAAGTGATTTTAACAGAAGATGTAGCAGGGCAAGGAAGAAAAGGGCAAATAGTAACAGTTTCTGATGGATATGCTCATAACTTTTTAATAAAAAATAAAAAAGGAATTTTAGCAACAGAAGAAGAATTAAAAAAGATGGAAAGTAGAAAGAAAAAAGAAGCACAGAGAGCTGAAGATGATAGATTGAAAGCGGTAGAAGTGAAGAAGGCTTTAGAATCAGCTAAGGTAGTACTTGGAGTCAAAACAGGAGAAAATGGAAAATTATTTGGAGCTATCACGAATAAAGAAGTTTCTATAGGAATTAAGGAAACATTTAATTTAGATATTGATCGAAAGAAGATTGAATGCAATATCAAAGCTTTGGGAGAACATATTGCGGTTGTTCGATTACATACGGAAGTAAAGGCGGAAGTAAAAGTAGTAGCTGTTGCAAAATAA
- the dnaB gene encoding replicative DNA helicase, translating into MKTLEEISKIPHSLEAEQAILGGIFVEPDLFEEVLEIVSPEDFYKNMYSVIFRSMLEVYRESNEIDMVLIKNKLLQVHQFTEEQINEELSNILENSFSAVNLKEYARLVKEKAILRRLGEAGRKITEIAYRDDRDAEDILDEAESIVLKVDQQKKGKEIISLREAAKIEFDRLERIEANQGETVGVTTGFSDLDKDTGGWNPSDLVIVAARPAMGKTAFALNLVLNAAKKGNKSILVFSLEMSTQQLYQRFMSIEAGVALSKIRNGHLDSKDWGRLGAATDIIGNYDITIADIPNVNVLEIRALARKIKSRQDLDMIVIDYLQLIRGSSVRSESRQQEISEISRSLKSLARELDIPIIALSQLSRSPESRPDKRPMLSDLRESGAIEQDADVVIFLYRDDYYNQESPDAGITEIIIGKQRNGPTATVKLRFFHELTKFANFTTRVD; encoded by the coding sequence ATGAAAACGCTGGAAGAGATTAGTAAAATTCCACATAGTTTAGAAGCAGAGCAGGCAATTTTAGGAGGTATTTTTGTAGAACCTGATTTATTTGAAGAGGTTTTAGAAATTGTTTCTCCAGAGGACTTCTATAAGAACATGTATTCTGTAATTTTTCGTTCTATGTTGGAAGTGTATCGAGAGTCCAATGAAATTGATATGGTATTGATTAAAAATAAGTTATTGCAAGTTCATCAATTTACAGAAGAACAAATTAATGAAGAATTGTCTAATATTTTAGAAAATTCATTTTCGGCAGTTAATTTAAAAGAATATGCAAGACTTGTAAAAGAAAAAGCCATTTTAAGGCGTTTGGGAGAAGCAGGAAGAAAGATTACAGAAATTGCTTATCGAGATGATAGAGATGCCGAAGATATTTTAGATGAAGCAGAGTCCATAGTTCTTAAAGTAGATCAACAAAAAAAGGGAAAAGAAATCATCAGTCTTCGAGAAGCTGCTAAAATAGAGTTTGATAGACTGGAAAGAATTGAAGCAAATCAGGGAGAAACTGTTGGAGTAACGACTGGATTTTCTGATTTAGATAAAGATACGGGAGGATGGAATCCTTCAGATTTAGTGATTGTTGCAGCAAGACCGGCGATGGGGAAAACGGCTTTTGCTCTAAATTTAGTGTTAAATGCTGCCAAAAAAGGAAATAAAAGTATTTTGGTCTTTAGTTTGGAAATGTCAACACAACAACTGTATCAACGTTTTATGTCGATTGAAGCAGGAGTTGCTCTAAGTAAAATTCGGAACGGGCATTTAGACAGTAAAGATTGGGGAAGATTAGGAGCAGCTACTGATATTATAGGAAACTATGATATTACGATTGCAGACATTCCCAATGTAAATGTATTAGAAATTCGAGCTTTGGCTCGTAAGATAAAAAGTAGACAAGATTTAGATATGATAGTCATTGACTATTTACAATTAATTCGTGGAAGTAGTGTAAGAAGTGAAAGTAGGCAACAAGAAATTTCTGAAATTTCTCGTTCTTTAAAAAGTTTAGCGAGAGAATTGGATATTCCTATTATAGCACTTTCTCAATTATCTCGTTCTCCGGAATCAAGACCGGATAAGAGACCGATGTTATCAGACTTGAGAGAATCTGGAGCTATAGAGCAAGATGCTGATGTGGTTATTTTCTTGTATCGAGATGACTACTATAATCAAGAATCTCCAGATGCTGGAATTACAGAAATTATTATTGGAAAACAAAGAAACGGACCAACAGCAACTGTTAAGTTACGTTTCTTCCATGAGCTGACAAAGTTTGCCAATTTTACCACAAGAGTGGATTAG
- a CDS encoding ExbD/TolR family protein: MKLERNKRRGAGELALEMTPMIDVVFLLLIFFMLATTFDDKAGIKIDLPKSAIREEKVVHKLQLFADKDKNLYLLYEEAGKETRLSISQEELEGKLQEQLQRAEDKNLVISADQSLSHGYIVELMSSAKKAGATGLNIDTSYQK, translated from the coding sequence ATGAAATTAGAGAGAAATAAAAGAAGAGGAGCAGGAGAGTTAGCTTTAGAAATGACACCTATGATTGATGTTGTTTTTTTACTTTTAATCTTTTTTATGTTAGCGACAACCTTTGATGATAAGGCCGGAATTAAAATTGATTTACCAAAGTCTGCGATTCGAGAAGAAAAAGTAGTACATAAATTGCAACTTTTTGCAGATAAGGATAAAAATTTATACTTGTTATATGAAGAAGCAGGAAAGGAAACAAGGCTTTCTATTTCTCAGGAAGAGTTAGAAGGAAAATTACAAGAGCAATTACAAAGGGCAGAAGATAAAAATTTGGTAATTTCTGCTGACCAAAGTCTTTCTCATGGATATATTGTAGAACTAATGAGCTCTGCTAAAAAAGCAGGAGCTACTGGACTAAATATTGATACGAGCTATCAAAAATAG
- a CDS encoding MotA/TolQ/ExbB proton channel family protein codes for MQFMKIGGLLMWFIFALGVMGLYAILERTVYFTVKERNSIANLNKKLKDLLEKNKIKEAIVYLNSNKSSSARVLQAILIYGYKENKESLEALEEKGKEVAIQQLRYLERNMWLISVAAHVAPLVGLLGTVTGMIKAFQAVALYGTGDPAVLAKGISEALYTTAGGLFVAIPAMILYNYYNKKIDSIVSDIEQSSTELLNYFRR; via the coding sequence ATGCAATTCATGAAAATTGGTGGGCTTTTGATGTGGTTCATTTTTGCATTAGGAGTGATGGGACTATATGCTATCTTAGAAAGAACAGTCTATTTTACAGTAAAAGAAAGAAATAGTATTGCAAATTTGAATAAAAAATTAAAGGATTTGTTAGAAAAAAATAAAATCAAAGAAGCAATTGTGTATTTGAATAGTAATAAGTCTTCTTCTGCTAGAGTGTTACAAGCTATTTTAATTTATGGTTATAAAGAAAATAAAGAAAGTTTGGAAGCTTTAGAAGAAAAAGGAAAGGAAGTAGCTATTCAGCAATTGCGATATTTGGAAAGAAATATGTGGTTAATTTCCGTAGCAGCCCATGTGGCACCTTTGGTGGGATTGTTAGGAACAGTAACCGGAATGATTAAGGCGTTCCAAGCTGTTGCCTTGTATGGAACGGGAGATCCTGCTGTTCTTGCGAAAGGAATTTCAGAAGCTTTATATACAACAGCCGGAGGTCTTTTTGTAGCCATTCCCGCAATGATACTATACAATTATTACAATAAAAAAATTGATAGTATTGTGAGTGATATTGAGCAATCCAGTACGGAATTATTAAATTATTTCCGACGATAA
- a CDS encoding threonine/serine exporter family protein, with the protein MLLYILEVFWALLATLAFSIIFQVTGKRLILSTIAGGIGWIVLSVALHYFQYSSVTSFLFSAMSITIYAEIVAKKMNTTVTTTLIPGLIPLVPGSGIFFTMDNFVQGNYIKAVDLGRETLFVTAAITIGIVFITSLSQMIIRIVKYRTILQKHRKKIKR; encoded by the coding sequence ATGTTACTATATATTTTAGAAGTTTTTTGGGCTTTACTGGCTACTCTTGCCTTTTCCATTATTTTTCAAGTGACAGGAAAACGTTTAATTCTATCCACCATAGCCGGTGGAATTGGATGGATTGTTTTAAGTGTTGCCTTACATTATTTTCAATATTCTTCTGTCACAAGTTTTCTTTTTTCTGCGATGTCTATTACCATCTATGCAGAAATTGTTGCAAAAAAAATGAATACCACGGTTACAACAACTCTAATTCCAGGTCTTATCCCTTTAGTTCCCGGAAGTGGAATTTTTTTTACGATGGATAATTTTGTACAAGGAAATTATATTAAAGCTGTTGATTTGGGAAGAGAAACTCTCTTTGTAACAGCAGCAATTACGATCGGTATTGTTTTCATTACTTCTCTTTCTCAAATGATTATCCGAATTGTAAAATACCGAACTATTTTACAAAAACACCGAAAAAAAATAAAACGTTAA
- a CDS encoding tRNA1(Val) (adenine(37)-N6)-methyltransferase gives MEKETTIDLLKKGLKIIQRNDYFNFSLDSLLISEFIKINKQSKKILDLGTGNAAIPLFLSLKTTAQIYGLEIQKVSYDLAIKNIALNHLEEQIQILHGDMKNWQEFFPRNSFDIVVSNPPFFEFHGNRELLNDLDQLTLARHEISITLEELIQVTSNLVKEHGYFYLVHRADRLVDILELCRKYKLEPKRLQFCHTKRKKNAKILLLEAVKLGKSSLQILPPLFANKEDGSYSEEILTMFEK, from the coding sequence GTGGAAAAAGAAACAACCATTGATTTATTAAAAAAAGGATTAAAGATTATTCAACGAAATGATTACTTCAATTTTTCATTAGATTCTTTACTCATCTCTGAATTTATAAAAATTAATAAGCAAAGTAAAAAAATTTTAGATTTAGGAACTGGAAATGCAGCAATTCCCTTATTTTTATCTTTAAAAACAACAGCACAAATCTATGGCTTGGAAATTCAAAAAGTTTCCTATGATTTAGCGATAAAAAATATTGCATTGAACCATTTAGAGGAACAAATTCAAATTCTCCATGGAGATATGAAGAATTGGCAAGAATTTTTTCCAAGAAATTCTTTTGATATTGTAGTATCAAATCCCCCATTCTTTGAATTTCACGGAAATAGAGAACTCTTAAATGATTTAGATCAATTAACTTTAGCTAGGCATGAAATTTCCATTACTCTGGAAGAGTTGATTCAAGTTACTTCTAACTTAGTAAAAGAACATGGATACTTTTATCTTGTCCACCGTGCTGACAGACTTGTTGATATTTTAGAACTCTGTCGAAAATATAAATTGGAACCAAAACGACTTCAATTTTGTCATACCAAAAGAAAAAAGAATGCAAAAATTCTATTATTGGAAGCCGTAAAACTTGGAAAGTCATCCTTGCAAATTCTACCTCCTCTCTTTGCGAATAAAGAAGATGGAAGTTATTCAGAAGAAATTTTAACTATGTTTGAAAAATAA
- a CDS encoding threonine/serine exporter family protein, translating into MQEAKILSLANLTGKTLLQSGAETYRVESCIQQICKHFGLRAQTFVSITCIITSAKNKEGNSLCSVERVTSISNNLHRIDQIHDILLHLEEYDTSRLEKTIYKIRNTQVHKTSTLVTAYFFAAFFFCLLFKGGFQDAIMSGIGGILIFYLSLFTKKLRVNPFFFNTLGGFSCTLTAYLWYKLHILNSVSYASIGTIMLLVPGLALTNAIRDLVAGDLLSGISRACEALLIGTALATGAGFALFLLFQLEMM; encoded by the coding sequence ATGCAAGAAGCAAAAATTCTTTCTCTTGCAAATTTAACGGGCAAAACTTTACTTCAAAGCGGTGCAGAAACCTATCGGGTAGAAAGTTGTATTCAACAAATTTGTAAACATTTTGGACTTCGGGCACAAACTTTTGTTAGTATCACTTGTATTATTACTTCTGCTAAAAACAAAGAGGGAAACTCTCTTTGTTCTGTGGAGAGAGTCACTTCGATTTCCAATAATTTACATCGTATTGATCAAATTCACGATATCCTATTGCACTTAGAAGAATATGATACCAGTCGTTTAGAAAAAACAATCTATAAAATACGAAACACACAAGTACACAAAACATCTACTTTAGTGACTGCCTATTTTTTTGCCGCTTTTTTCTTTTGTCTCCTTTTTAAAGGCGGATTTCAAGATGCTATCATGTCTGGAATTGGTGGAATTTTGATTTTTTACCTAAGTCTTTTCACAAAAAAGCTAAGAGTCAATCCTTTCTTTTTTAATACTCTCGGAGGATTCTCTTGTACTCTCACAGCATATCTTTGGTATAAGCTTCATATTTTAAATTCTGTTTCCTATGCAAGTATTGGAACCATTATGTTGCTTGTCCCCGGGCTTGCCCTTACCAATGCGATTCGTGATTTAGTAGCTGGAGATTTATTATCGGGAATTTCTAGAGCTTGTGAAGCTTTATTGATTGGTACTGCTTTGGCAACCGGAGCCGGATTTGCACTATTTCTTTTATTCCAATTGGAGATGATGTAA
- a CDS encoding peptidase U32 family protein yields MKKAELLAPAGNVEKLKTAIHYGADAVFLGGKMFNLRAGSNNFSDEELEECVQYAHERGKRVYVTLNIIPHNEELEQLPDYVKFLEKIGVDAVIVADLGVFQIVKENTNLAISVSTQASNTNWRSVKMWKDMGAKRVVLAREISLENIMEIRQKVPDIELEVFVHGAMCMSVSGRCLLSNYMTGRDANRGDCAQSCRWKYSVVEETRPGEYMPVYEDERGTYIFSSKDLCTIEFIDKILELGVDSLKIEGRMKGIFYVANVVKVYRDALDSFYSGNYEYNPKWKEELEATSNRSYTDGFYKGNPGVEGQNYNNRNSYSQTHQLVAKVEEKISENEYILAIRNRLFVGETLEVISPGISVRDFVMPKMILLNKGREEGEIEQANPNSFVKIVTDIPLSEMDMLRKKL; encoded by the coding sequence GTGAAAAAAGCAGAGTTATTAGCCCCTGCAGGAAATGTGGAAAAGTTAAAAACAGCCATCCATTATGGAGCGGATGCGGTGTTTTTAGGTGGAAAGATGTTTAATTTGAGAGCTGGAAGTAATAATTTTTCAGATGAAGAATTGGAGGAATGTGTACAGTATGCTCATGAAAGAGGGAAGAGAGTTTACGTTACTCTAAATATTATTCCTCATAATGAGGAATTGGAGCAATTACCCGACTATGTGAAATTTTTAGAAAAAATTGGAGTAGATGCGGTTATTGTTGCAGACTTAGGAGTATTTCAAATTGTAAAAGAAAATACAAATTTGGCAATTAGTGTCAGCACACAGGCAAGTAATACCAACTGGCGTTCTGTAAAAATGTGGAAAGATATGGGAGCGAAGAGAGTGGTACTAGCGAGAGAAATTTCTTTAGAGAATATTATGGAAATTCGTCAAAAAGTTCCTGATATTGAATTGGAAGTTTTTGTTCATGGTGCAATGTGTATGTCTGTTTCTGGTCGATGCTTGTTGAGCAATTATATGACAGGAAGAGATGCAAATCGAGGAGATTGTGCTCAATCATGTCGTTGGAAGTATTCCGTGGTAGAAGAAACAAGGCCTGGAGAATACATGCCTGTCTATGAGGATGAAAGAGGAACTTATATTTTTAGTTCTAAGGATTTATGTACCATCGAATTTATTGATAAAATTTTGGAACTAGGAGTAGATTCTTTAAAGATTGAAGGGCGAATGAAGGGAATTTTTTATGTTGCCAATGTTGTAAAAGTGTATCGGGATGCTTTGGATAGTTTCTATTCCGGAAATTATGAATATAATCCTAAGTGGAAAGAAGAGTTGGAGGCAACTTCTAATCGAAGTTATACTGATGGTTTCTATAAAGGAAATCCGGGAGTGGAAGGACAAAATTATAATAACCGAAATTCTTATAGTCAAACACATCAATTGGTAGCCAAAGTAGAAGAAAAAATTTCAGAGAATGAGTATATTTTAGCAATTCGAAATCGATTGTTTGTGGGAGAAACTTTGGAAGTGATCAGTCCAGGAATTTCTGTAAGAGATTTTGTGATGCCAAAGATGATTTTATTAAACAAAGGAAGAGAAGAAGGAGAAATAGAACAAGCCAATCCGAACTCTTTTGTAAAAATAGTAACGGATATTCCGTTATCTGAAATGGATATGTTACGTAAAAAGTTATAG